A single Sphingobium sp. EP60837 DNA region contains:
- a CDS encoding bifunctional protein tyrosine phosphatase family protein/NAD(P)/FAD-dependent oxidoreductase, translating to MIPHKLDEKLLVCAQITPEDIDQVASAGVRQIINNRPDGEEPGQPFSADLKAQAEALGIAYRHIPISGGNFDEASVTDFGDALAYADGLTLAFCRTGTRATTLWALSQAGSRPTAAILSAANAAGYDLSQLRGRIETASASSPDGPATDRPAATYDVVIVGGGAGGIATAASILKRDPKLSVAIIEPRTEHYYQPGWTMVGAGVFEPKSTCHSMASVMPKGVTWIREAAQSFQPEQDQVTTANGSAIGYRALVIAPGNVLDWDAIDGLAATLGQNGVTSNYRYDTAPYTWNLVRNLREGVALFTQPPMPIKCAGAPQKAMYLSCDNWLERGVLNNIDVAFHNAGGVLFGVKDYVPALMGYVERYGIDLNFESTLIAVDGGAKTATFREKAGEVTRAFDMMHVTPPQIAPRFVADSPLADKAGYVEVDQVTMRHVRYSNIFGLGDGGSTPNAKTAAAVRKQAPIVAVNLLAMLKGGEPVAGYDGYGSCPLTVEKGKIVLAEFGYGGKLMPSFPKWLIDGTQPARLSWLLKSEALPWIYWNGMLKGHEWLVEPQPIERVRQAA from the coding sequence ATGATCCCCCATAAGCTCGACGAGAAACTACTCGTTTGCGCCCAGATTACGCCGGAAGATATTGACCAGGTCGCATCTGCTGGCGTCCGTCAGATCATCAACAACCGGCCTGATGGCGAAGAGCCCGGCCAACCCTTCTCGGCCGACCTGAAGGCACAGGCTGAAGCGCTCGGCATTGCCTATCGTCATATTCCCATCAGCGGTGGCAATTTTGACGAGGCATCCGTTACGGACTTTGGCGATGCGCTAGCATATGCCGATGGTCTGACCCTCGCTTTCTGCCGGACAGGCACCCGCGCCACGACGCTTTGGGCATTGTCCCAGGCCGGATCGCGCCCGACCGCCGCCATCCTGAGCGCGGCAAATGCGGCTGGCTATGACCTGTCGCAATTGCGCGGTCGGATCGAGACCGCATCGGCCAGCAGTCCGGATGGCCCCGCGACTGATCGCCCTGCGGCCACCTATGACGTTGTCATTGTCGGCGGCGGCGCAGGCGGCATCGCAACGGCGGCATCGATCCTCAAGCGGGATCCCAAGCTTTCGGTGGCGATCATCGAACCGCGTACCGAACATTATTACCAGCCCGGCTGGACGATGGTCGGTGCAGGCGTGTTCGAACCGAAGTCGACCTGCCATTCGATGGCGTCGGTGATGCCCAAGGGTGTCACCTGGATCAGGGAAGCTGCTCAAAGTTTTCAACCCGAACAGGATCAGGTGACGACCGCAAATGGCAGCGCGATCGGCTACCGCGCGCTGGTCATTGCGCCGGGCAATGTGCTGGATTGGGATGCGATCGACGGGCTGGCGGCAACATTGGGCCAGAATGGCGTGACCTCCAATTATCGCTACGACACAGCGCCCTACACCTGGAACCTGGTGCGCAATCTGCGGGAAGGCGTGGCGCTGTTCACCCAGCCGCCGATGCCCATCAAATGCGCTGGTGCGCCGCAGAAGGCGATGTACCTGTCGTGCGACAACTGGCTTGAACGCGGTGTCCTGAACAACATCGATGTTGCCTTCCACAATGCAGGCGGCGTGCTGTTCGGCGTGAAGGACTATGTGCCCGCACTGATGGGCTATGTCGAGCGGTACGGCATCGACCTCAATTTCGAATCTACCCTGATCGCGGTCGACGGCGGGGCGAAAACTGCGACCTTCCGCGAAAAGGCGGGCGAAGTGACGCGCGCGTTCGACATGATGCATGTAACCCCGCCCCAGATCGCGCCGCGCTTCGTTGCCGACAGCCCGCTGGCGGACAAAGCAGGCTATGTCGAGGTTGATCAGGTGACGATGCGTCACGTCCGCTACTCCAATATCTTCGGCCTTGGCGATGGTGGCTCCACGCCCAATGCCAAGACTGCCGCCGCGGTGCGCAAGCAGGCGCCGATCGTGGCGGTCAATCTGCTCGCCATGCTGAAGGGTGGCGAGCCGGTTGCCGGCTATGATGGCTACGGCTCGTGCCCCCTCACTGTGGAGAAGGGCAAGATCGTGCTTGCCGAGTTCGGCTATGGTGGCAAGCTCATGCCCAGCTTCCCAAAATGGCTGATCGATGGGACGCAGCCGGCCAGGTTATCGTGGCTCCTCAAATCCGAAGCGCTGCCCTGGATTTACTGGAACGGCATGCTCAAGGGTCACGAGTGGCTGGTGGAGCCGCAACCGATCGAACGCGTCCGTCAGGCGGCGTGA
- a CDS encoding sulfite exporter TauE/SafE family protein, with amino-acid sequence MLEPLQYVLGLLSGSLVGFSLGLVGGGGSILAVPLMVYLVGVSSPHVAIGTSALAVAVNAATGLASHAREHTVKWRCGGMYAAAGILGALGGSTVGKAFDGQKLLFLFALVMIVVGLLMLRGRKALGIPGAQCNRENAPKVLGYGLGTGIFSGFFGIGGGFLIVPGLVASTSMPIINAVGTSLVAVTAFGLTTAANYAFSGLIDWALAGVFITGGIAGGFIGTIVAKRLSGTGTLTTVFAVLIFVVAAYMLWKSAAAL; translated from the coding sequence ATGCTCGAACCCCTGCAATATGTGCTGGGCTTGCTGTCCGGTTCGCTGGTCGGCTTCTCGCTGGGACTGGTCGGGGGGGGCGGTTCGATCCTGGCCGTGCCGCTGATGGTCTATCTGGTCGGCGTTTCCAGCCCGCACGTCGCCATCGGCACGTCGGCGCTGGCAGTTGCGGTCAACGCTGCAACGGGACTGGCCAGCCATGCACGGGAGCATACTGTCAAATGGCGCTGCGGCGGGATGTATGCTGCGGCAGGCATCCTTGGGGCGCTGGGCGGTTCGACGGTCGGCAAGGCGTTCGACGGGCAGAAACTGCTGTTCCTGTTCGCTCTCGTAATGATCGTGGTCGGGCTACTGATGCTGCGCGGGCGCAAGGCGCTCGGCATACCGGGCGCCCAATGCAATCGTGAGAATGCGCCCAAGGTGCTGGGCTATGGCCTGGGCACCGGTATCTTCTCGGGCTTTTTCGGCATCGGTGGCGGTTTCCTGATCGTCCCTGGCCTCGTCGCATCGACCAGCATGCCAATCATCAACGCGGTCGGAACCAGTCTGGTCGCGGTGACGGCATTCGGCCTGACGACAGCTGCCAACTATGCATTTTCCGGGCTGATCGACTGGGCGCTGGCTGGCGTATTCATCACTGGCGGCATCGCTGGCGGTTTCATTGGCACAATCGTCGCCAAGCGGCTGTCTGGCACCGGGACGTTGACAACGGTGTTCGCGGTGCTGATCTTCGTCGTCGCGGCTTATATGCTCTGGAAGAGCGCGGCGGCCCTGTGA
- a CDS encoding cytochrome ubiquinol oxidase subunit I, whose protein sequence is MFDGLDALLLARIQFGFTVSFHFIFPAFSIGLASYLMVLEGLWLKTGRDIYLDLFRYWVKIFAIAFAMGVVSGIVMSYQFGTNWSVFSTKAGPVIGPLMAYEVLTAFFLEAGFLGVMLFGMSKVGKGLHFAATCMVALGTFISAFWILSVNSWMQTPTGFEMAPDGRFLPGESWLAIIFNPSFPYRLVHTVIAAYLTTAFVVGAVGAWHLLRDRANLHARKMFSMAMWMAAIVAPIQIFAGDMHGLNTLEHQPAKVMAMEGHYESHPEGAPLILFGIPNSAEKRIDYAVEVPKASSLILKHDLNAPLAGLDTIPDDREPPVPVIFWSFRVMVGIGFAMLGLGLWSLVARMRKRLYDWSWLHRVAVLMGPSGFVAVIAGWITTEVGRQPYTVYGHMLTAQSASPLAAPAVAASLIAFVIVYFAVFGAGAWYILHLMHKPAGPHEPEPEHVPVRTAGITPASAIATGTE, encoded by the coding sequence ATGTTCGACGGACTCGATGCCCTGCTGCTCGCCCGAATCCAGTTCGGGTTCACGGTCAGCTTCCACTTCATCTTTCCGGCCTTTTCGATCGGCCTGGCCAGCTATCTGATGGTCCTGGAGGGACTGTGGCTGAAAACCGGGCGGGACATCTATCTCGACCTGTTTCGCTACTGGGTGAAGATCTTTGCCATCGCTTTCGCCATGGGCGTCGTCTCGGGCATTGTCATGTCTTATCAGTTCGGCACCAACTGGTCTGTCTTCTCGACAAAGGCAGGCCCGGTGATCGGGCCGCTGATGGCCTATGAAGTGCTCACCGCCTTCTTCCTGGAGGCCGGCTTCCTGGGCGTCATGCTGTTCGGCATGTCCAAGGTGGGCAAAGGGCTGCATTTTGCCGCCACCTGCATGGTGGCATTGGGCACTTTCATCTCCGCCTTCTGGATCCTTTCGGTAAACAGCTGGATGCAGACGCCGACCGGCTTCGAGATGGCACCCGATGGCCGTTTCCTGCCGGGAGAATCCTGGCTGGCGATCATCTTCAACCCCAGCTTCCCCTACCGGCTCGTCCATACGGTAATCGCCGCCTATCTCACCACTGCCTTTGTAGTTGGTGCGGTCGGCGCCTGGCATCTGCTGCGCGACCGCGCAAACCTGCATGCGAGAAAGATGTTCAGCATGGCAATGTGGATGGCAGCGATCGTCGCGCCGATCCAGATTTTCGCTGGCGACATGCACGGCCTCAACACGCTGGAGCACCAGCCCGCCAAGGTCATGGCCATGGAGGGGCATTATGAGAGCCACCCGGAAGGTGCGCCCCTGATCCTGTTCGGCATTCCCAACAGTGCGGAGAAGCGCATCGATTATGCCGTGGAGGTTCCCAAGGCTTCGTCGCTGATCCTGAAGCATGATCTGAACGCACCGCTCGCCGGCCTGGACACGATCCCCGATGACCGCGAACCTCCCGTGCCGGTCATCTTCTGGTCGTTCCGCGTGATGGTCGGCATCGGCTTCGCCATGCTGGGCCTTGGTCTGTGGAGCTTGGTCGCGCGGATGCGCAAACGTCTTTACGACTGGTCGTGGCTGCATCGCGTCGCCGTGCTCATGGGGCCATCGGGCTTCGTGGCAGTGATCGCCGGGTGGATCACAACGGAGGTGGGGCGCCAACCCTATACCGTCTATGGCCACATGCTCACGGCCCAAAGCGCGTCGCCTCTCGCCGCGCCTGCGGTCGCTGCCTCGCTGATCGCGTTCGTCATCGTGTATTTCGCAGTCTTCGGTGCGGGCGCATGGTACATTTTGCATCTGATGCACAAGCCGGCCGGGCCGCATGAGCCCGAGCCTGAGCATGTGCCGGTACGCACTGCGGGTATTACGCCTGCGTCTGCCATCGCGACCGGGACGGAGTAA
- the cydB gene encoding cytochrome d ubiquinol oxidase subunit II encodes MGINVDLTVVWAFIIAFAVFMYVVMDGFDLGIGILFPSFKVGEERDQAMNSIAPVWDGNETWLVLGGGGLFAAFPLAYGVVLTATYPLIIAMLLGLVFRGVAFEFRWRDPRHRALWDIAFSLGSFIAALAQGVTLGAILQGVQVENQAYAGGWLDWLTPFSLLTGAGVVIGYALLGAAWLIWKVEGSAEAHARRLALWAGAGTLVAMAAVSAATPFLQFEYWKRWFDMPGVLATAQVPLLTAIVAFLFFHKLRGGATAAPFLLALALFALGFVGLGISLFPYIVPDSITIWDAAAPERSQIFMLVGTAIIMPVILAYTGWAYWVFRGKVGTHGYH; translated from the coding sequence ATGGGTATCAACGTCGATTTGACGGTCGTCTGGGCTTTCATCATCGCCTTTGCCGTATTCATGTACGTTGTCATGGACGGGTTCGATCTGGGCATCGGCATCCTGTTTCCGAGCTTCAAAGTGGGGGAGGAGCGCGATCAGGCGATGAATTCGATCGCGCCGGTGTGGGACGGCAACGAAACATGGCTGGTGCTGGGCGGCGGCGGGCTGTTTGCTGCTTTCCCGCTCGCCTATGGTGTCGTCCTGACTGCGACTTACCCACTTATCATCGCGATGCTTTTGGGGCTCGTTTTTCGTGGCGTGGCGTTTGAATTCCGCTGGCGCGATCCGCGGCACCGTGCGTTATGGGACATCGCGTTCAGCCTGGGCTCGTTCATTGCCGCTTTGGCGCAGGGCGTGACGCTAGGCGCGATCCTCCAAGGCGTTCAGGTCGAAAACCAGGCCTATGCCGGTGGCTGGCTCGACTGGTTGACTCCGTTCAGCCTGTTGACCGGCGCTGGGGTGGTTATCGGCTACGCGCTGCTCGGTGCTGCCTGGCTGATCTGGAAAGTCGAAGGTAGCGCAGAAGCGCATGCCCGCCGGCTGGCGCTGTGGGCGGGGGCAGGCACGCTGGTCGCGATGGCGGCCGTCAGCGCCGCCACCCCGTTCCTGCAGTTCGAATATTGGAAGCGCTGGTTCGACATGCCCGGAGTTCTGGCAACAGCGCAGGTGCCGCTGCTTACCGCGATCGTCGCTTTCCTGTTTTTCCACAAACTGCGCGGCGGGGCCACCGCTGCACCGTTCCTGCTCGCGCTGGCCCTGTTCGCGTTAGGGTTTGTAGGTCTTGGCATCAGCCTATTTCCTTACATCGTGCCCGACAGCATCACCATATGGGATGCCGCCGCGCCCGAGCGGAGCCAGATATTCATGTTGGTAGGGACCGCGATCATCATGCCGGTCATCCTTGCCTATACTGGATGGGCCTATTGGGTCTTTCGTGGCAAAGTTGGCACGCACGGCTATCACTGA
- a CDS encoding DUF2474 domain-containing protein has product MHVGRDRDHHAGHPCLYWMGLLGLSWQSWHARLSLMKYTPFWKRLGWMALIWTGSVVALGAVSMILRFWLKT; this is encoded by the coding sequence ATTCATGTTGGTAGGGACCGCGATCATCATGCCGGTCATCCTTGCCTATACTGGATGGGCCTATTGGGTCTTTCGTGGCAAAGTTGGCACGCACGGCTATCACTGATGAAGTATACGCCCTTTTGGAAGCGGCTGGGATGGATGGCGCTGATCTGGACCGGGAGCGTTGTTGCGCTCGGTGCAGTATCGATGATTCTGCGCTTCTGGCTGAAGACCTGA
- a CDS encoding IS30 family transposase translates to MMGRYHRLGLDERRILYRLVQTGRSVKEAAMELGRHPSTLYREIKRNRHLDEEPLFRGYFPTIAQTKAMGRRVRGAKVARHPELAIYIMDRLTVAWSPEQIAGYVRRHRLAGLSICHETIYQYVYGGEGRDQGLWRFLPRARRSQRPRYARKPRGVHIPLANTIKARPAEIGRQTSFGHWEGDLVASRQEFGKANLTSLVERRSRFTILTHNPSRHSAGVMAGMDRQLKALPPSLRQSITFDRGKEFAAFLTLREKLGMTSYFCMPSAPWQKGSVENSNGRIRRFLPLDTDIALVSDKELQELVDRLNNTPRKCLDYRTPQEVLGEQMAILRAG, encoded by the coding sequence ATGATGGGCAGATATCATCGACTCGGATTGGACGAGCGGCGAATATTATATCGACTGGTGCAGACTGGGCGAAGCGTAAAGGAGGCGGCGATGGAACTGGGGCGCCACCCCTCGACGCTTTATCGCGAGATCAAACGCAACCGACATCTCGACGAGGAGCCGCTGTTCCGCGGCTATTTCCCTACGATCGCGCAGACCAAGGCTATGGGTCGCCGTGTGCGCGGCGCCAAAGTTGCGCGCCATCCTGAACTGGCCATCTATATCATGGATCGTCTGACAGTGGCCTGGTCACCCGAACAGATCGCTGGTTATGTTCGCCGGCATCGCCTGGCCGGTCTTTCGATATGCCACGAAACGATCTATCAATATGTCTATGGCGGCGAAGGTCGTGACCAGGGATTGTGGCGTTTCCTGCCTCGCGCTCGCCGGTCACAACGTCCGCGCTATGCCCGCAAGCCGCGCGGCGTTCATATCCCGCTGGCCAACACGATCAAGGCGCGGCCTGCGGAAATCGGTCGCCAGACCAGCTTTGGGCATTGGGAAGGCGACCTGGTGGCTTCCCGGCAGGAATTTGGCAAAGCGAACCTGACGTCGCTGGTCGAACGGCGTAGCCGATTTACGATCCTGACGCACAATCCGAGCCGTCACTCGGCCGGTGTCATGGCGGGTATGGACAGGCAGTTGAAGGCCCTGCCCCCTTCCCTTCGCCAAAGCATAACTTTCGACAGGGGCAAGGAATTTGCCGCCTTTCTAACCCTGCGAGAGAAACTCGGCATGACCAGCTATTTTTGTATGCCATCGGCGCCATGGCAAAAGGGCAGCGTCGAAAACAGCAACGGCCGGATACGGCGCTTTCTGCCGCTCGATACGGACATTGCGCTGGTGTCGGACAAAGAGCTTCAGGAGTTGGTCGACCGGCTCAATAACACGCCCCGCAAATGCCTCGATTATCGAACGCCGCAGGAGGTGCTGGGCGAGCAGATGGCCATCCTTCGGGCAGGGTAA